A region of the Desulfosoma caldarium genome:
GGCGGATCCGTCCACCTTGGCCGCAGTGACCTGGAGTTTCTTTCGAGGCATCAGATTTTCCAGCCCTCGAATGTCATAGACTTCGGTGCCGTCCAATCCCAGGGACGCAGCACTCTGACCCTGTTCAAAGACCAAAGGCAACACGCCCATGCCCACAAGATTGCTTCGATGAATCCGTTCAAAAGACTGGGCGATCACGGCGCGCACGCCAAGAAGCGCCGTCCCTTTGGCCGCCCAGTCCCGAGAAGACCCTGTGCCGTACTCCTCGTCGGCCAAGACCACCAAAGGTGTCCCTTCCGCGGCATAAGCCATGGCCGCATCATAGACAAACATGAGGGTCCCTTCGGGAAGCTTGCGCGTCCACGACCCTTCTCGGCCGTCGGCCATATGGTTGCGCAAACGAATGTTGCCGAAAGTGCCTCGAAGCATCACTTCGTGATTGCCGCGCCGCGCTCCGTAGGAATTGAAAGCCCCCGGGTCCACACCCCGCTCCATAAGGTAACGCCCCGCCGGATAGTCTTTGGGTATGGATCCCGCCGGTGAAATGTGGTCGGTGGTGACCGAACGACCCAAAACCAGCAGGGCTCGAGCCCCAATGATATCGCGGGGCGCTTCGGGAACGGGCGATAGGGCGTCAAAATACGGTGGCTTGCGAATATACGTGGAATCCGCATCCCACGGAAACGTGGTGCACTTCGAAACCTCAAGCCGCTGCCATAGATCGTCGCCTTCGTAAACGGCACCATAGGCTTTGCGAAAAAAGTCCTCCTTGACCGAGGCACGCACCATTTGAGCGATCTCGGCCTCAGAAGGCCACAGGTCTTCCAGATAGACCGGATCTCCGTTGGGGTCCAACGCCAGTGGTTCCCGGTCCATATCCACATCCACGCGCCCGGCTAAGGCAAAGGCCACCACGAGCATGGGGGATGCGAGAAAGTTGGATCGCACGCGAGGGTGAATGCGCGCCTCAAAGTTACGGTTTCCGGAAAGAACCGCCGCCACGTTGAGTTTTTCCTTTTCGATCACCTTTTCCACTGCCGGGTGCAATGGTCCACTGTTGCCGATGCACGTGGTGCACCCATACCCCACACAATGAAACCCCAGGGCCTCCAAGTAGGGCAAAAGTCCCGCGTGAGCCAAATAGTCCACGACCACACGGCTGCCGGGGGCCAGAGATGTCTTCACATGGGGCGCAACACGCAGACCTCGGCGCACCGCATTGCGTGCCAAAAGGCCCGCCCCGATCATCACCGACGGGTTCGACGTGTTGGTGCAGGACGTGATGGCCGCCAGCACCACGGATCCGTCGCCAATGTGGGATAGGCGCCCGTAGACTTCCACCGGGTAAAAGCGCTGTCCCAAAGGCATGCAGGCTTTGAGCTTTTCCGTCGTGCATCCCGATTCATTCATGAAAACGGATTCCTGCGCTTTCGCCACGTGCGAATCGTAGCGACACCCTAGAAGCTCACCAAAGCGGGCCTTAAGGTTTTTTAGAGGGATACGATCCTGGGGTCGAGCGGGACCGGCCACACAGGGTTCCACCTCGGCCAAATCCAGCTCGATGACATCCGTGTATTGTGGCTCAGGGCCTTCTGCAAAAAGTTTAAGCGCCTTCGCCGCAGCTTCCACAAAGCCCGCTCGGTCCCCTCTTCCCGTGGCCCGAAGATACTCCAGGGTAACCGCATCGATGGGGAAAAACCCCACCGTGGCGCCGTATTCCGGAGCCATGTTTGCCACGGTGGCCCGATCCGGAAGGGATAGGAACCGCAGACTGGGTCCGAAAAATTCCACGAATTTTTCCACCACGTTGTACGAACGCAGCCTCTCGGTTATAAAAAGCACCAGGTCCGTGGCGGTGACCCTTGGGGCCAGCCGCCCTACGAGCCGCACACCGATGACTTCTGGAAGCGTCATCCAATAAGGTTGGCCCAACATGACCGCCTCGGCTTCAATGCCCCCTACACCCCAACCCAAGACCCCCATGCCGTTGATCATGGTCGTGTGCGAGTCCGTTCCTACGAGGGTGTCCGGGTAAGCCCTCATGATGTCCCCCAATGTACCGGGGTCAAGGACAATCACCTGGGCCAAAGATTCCAAATTGACCTGATGACAGATGCCCGATTTGGGCGGAACCACCCGCAGGGTTTCGAAGCTTTTTTGAGCCCATTTGAGCAGCGCGTAGCGTTCCGCGTTTCTTTCGTATTCTTTTACGACGTTGCGCCATAAGGCGCGCTCCGTGCCGTAAAAATCCACCTGGACCGAATGGTCCACGACCAAATCCACGGGAACCAGCGGATTGATGCGGCCGGGATCACCGCCCAAAGCCTTCATGGCATCGCGCATGGCCGCCAAATCCACCACAGCAGGCACACCGGTAAAGTCCTGCATGAGGACTCGGGCCGGGTAAAAGGCGATTTCCACGGGACTCTCATGGCGAGAAAGCCATCGAGCCGCTTTTTCCACATCTGACGGTTTCACCGTCACTCCGTCCATCTTGCGGGCAAGATTTTCCACAAGCACACGAATACAAAAAGGAAGGCGCTGCACCGCAACGCCCAAATCCTTTTCCAAGGCATCCATATCGAGGAGTTCGATTTTTTTTCCAGACAGTTCCAAGGTCTTGGTAGGATAAGGCTTCTTCATAGAGAATTTACCCTTTCCGATGTGGGTCATTGGATCTTTGGGGCGTTGACGTGGGGTGTGTTGAGGCTTTCCCGCAAACTGGAGCGGACTCGGCCTCGCCCTCTTTTGTGGCTGTTGACAACGGAGCTGCAAAGCGTACATCAACCCCATCGGGGCCTTTGATGATAAAATCTCGCAGCCCGTAGTAGCGGTCTTCCAAAGGCGTCACGATGGCATAACCCAGCTCCTGGACCTTCTTGTAAACGGCGTCCACATCAGAGACCATGACACGGATATTGCCAACGGGTTGCGCGGGCGGGCTCAGCTCGTGCCGCTCCACCACAAAGAGCAAAGAATCTTCCCAGCGCAATTCTGCAAAGGGTCCATCCCGGCGGCTTACGTGAAAGCCTAAGTCCTGAAAAAATCGGCACGACGTTTCCACATCACGGACGTACAAAGCAAAGACCAACTGCTCGCCAGGGGAGACCACACGCTTTTCCATTGCATCTCCTTTGGTGCGGCGTCGAAGGAATTCCTTTACGGCAGGACCTGTGCCGGCATTCCACGGTTTGACCTGTTCCGGAGGCAGCACCTTCGCTTCGGCGATTTCGTGGCCAAGAACCAAAGTCCCTTCTGCGCGCACGTGGAAAGCGGCAATGGTTTGGTTTTTTTCTGGAAAGTCATAGTGACCCAGGAAATCCACGATGCGCCCCGTAAGCCCCAGCTCTTCGGCGACTTCACGAAGGATTCCCTCTTCCGGCGTTTCCCCCGCTTCGAGAAAACCGGCCACAATGCCGAAAAACCGCTGAGGCCAGCCTCGACTGCGCACCAGTATTACCCCGCCGTTCCATTCCACAACGCCGGCCACCACAGGGGTGGGGTTGTTCCAGTAGATATAACCGCAGAGGGAATCCGGGCAAACTTTTCGAGGACGTCCATCGATGAAGGCATGGGCAAGGGGTTTTCCACATTCCGGGCAAAATTTCACGTCTCTTTCCTATGCGCAGCCCGCCTCCAAGACATATTCCAAAACGATGCTCCTTGCGATGCGTGTGCGCAACCACCTTAATGAGGGAATGTTCGCCTTTGCCGTCCTTTCCAAGGAGAACAACGTCCTTTATCTCTCCCAGGAAAGCATCCCGGAACACCGCGCTCGGCATGCCCTCAAAAGTAGAAGTTGTATATTGGCATGATGATGGCCCGCCATCAAGAGCCTTGCGTGCCTCTCCTGTGAACCGATCGCCGCGAGACACGAACAGTCACGGCGTCTTCATTCCTTTTTGGCACGTCGTTCGCCGTGAAAGCGGCCAAATGTGCCCCAAAAGCCCTGATGTTCGTTCCGTTCTTAGTCGGAGCGTCGCCCCCTCCACATAAACCATCGGGAATCCACAAAGCATCCCTCCTTCCAAAGCGCATGGTGGGTTGCCATACTCCTTTTGAGTTAAGGCACTCCGCGGCGACCCCTTTCATCCTTGGGGCGAGAAAGCTTTCTCATAAACGTTGAGGCATTATGACCTGATAGGCTGCGGAGTTGGAGATCAGAAGGCTGTGCGTTGCCCCTCAGGCGATCGGTGTTTAAAATGACTGTTATAAGTGAACCAAGGCAAGAGCATCGACGGGATAACTTTTCAAAAAATTCGGAGGACGCCACGATGGAAAGCAAGGAAAAGCGACGCGAAAAAGTCATCGACGTGCTCAACAAGGCTCGGGCCATGGAACTGCTGGCCATTCATCAGTACATGAACCAGCACTACAACTTAGACGACCTGGACTACGGGGAACTGGCGGCCAAGATGAAACTCATCGCTATCGATGAAATGCGCCATGCCGAGATGTTTGCGGAAAGGATCAAAGAATTGGGAGGAGAACCGGTCACGGTTTATGACGGCCAGGTGGTTAAGGGTCAAAACGTGCGGGAGATTTTTCCCTTTGACGCCAATCTGGAAGACGAGACCATCGACATCTACAACCAGTTTCGTCTGGTGTGTCAGGAAAACGGCGATGCCGTCAGCATGAAACTCTTCGAAGACATCATCAATGAAGAACAAATTCACTACAACTATTTTGATAACGTGGATGCCCATATCAAAAAATTGGGCGACACCTACCTTGCCAAGATTGCAGGCACACCCTCGGAAACGGGCCTTCCTCCTCGAGGATTTGCCGTGGGTACCGGCGCTCAGGCATAAACGCCGTAAAGGAACGAGGACCGGGGCACAACGACGCCACCTTCAGATACGGATCCTTGTGAATTAAAAGACCACGTCCATCCGTGAAGCCCGCGCAAGCGGGGGATTCAAAACGAGCCATACGTTTTGGACTCCCGCCTGCGCCAATAAAACAGAGTGCCCCCTTCTCGGACAATCTTATCGTCAAAGCCGTTTACATCCCCAATACAGATCATCAATCCAGGGCCGGCCATTTTTCAGGTTCGCTTTTCTGACCGGCGGCTTCTGTCCGAAGGTGCTTGGCTGCGCCCTCATAAGTCCTGTATCCCGCCGCAACCTTGGTCCTTTTTGTCGTGCTCGCTGGGCCTGCCGTCGCTCCGGCGCCGTCTCCCACCGTTAACTGTCGGCTAGAATCCACGGAAATGCCCACGAAGGCACCAAGGTGGCCAACATGTTCGGCCAAAAGACGGCTCTGCGCGTCCAGCTCCTCCGCAACCGATGCAAGCTCCTCGGATCGGGAGGCGTTATCCTGCACGACTCCATTCAAGTCGTTTATGGCTTGATTAAGTTGATCCACACCCCTGCTCTGTTCCTCCGCGGCATTCCGAATTTCATGGATAATGTCGGTGACTTTTTTCGCATGCTCCCCCATGTCGTAAAAGCCACCCACTGTCTCTTTGGTCAGCTCGTCAACCCGCCGCACCGCTTCCATGACCGTTTCAATAACCTGCTGCGTTTCCTTTGACGCCCCGGCCGCTCTCATTGCGAGATTGCGCACTTCTTCGGCCACCACGGCAAATCCGGCCCCCACCTCACCGGCTCGAGCAGCTTCCACGGCCGCATTCAAAGCCAAAAGGTTGGTTTGAAAAGCAATTTCGTCGATATGCTTGATGATCTTCATGGCCGCTTCGCTGTTGACCACAACCTGTTTGATCGCCTCGGCGGTCTGTCGAAGAGCCTTGTGGCTTATTTTCATACTCTGCGCCGTTTGATCCGAAAACCTGTTGAGCTCTCTTATCCGTTCGACGGTCATATTAAGCTGCGAGGTCATCTCTTCCGATGTGGCGCTACTTTCTTCAATGGCCGCGGCCTGCCTTGAAGAGCCGTCAGCCAGTTGGGCACTGGACGAAGCAAGCTGGAAAGAGCCGCTCAGGATTTGTTTGGAGGCTTCGTTGAGTCCTTGCAACCCGTGATGGAGTCTTTTCACCGTTGATCTGTAGGTCCATAGAGAGAATATTATGACAAATATGATGGCCGATAGACCACCGACAATAATTCCAATGGATGTGCGTTTAGCCCTCTGAGCGACGTGGTCAGAATACTGCGTCACACTATCAGCCGCCCCTTGTATCACCCCATCCATCTGAGAAATAACACGAGTCCACAAATCGAAGAATTTTTTTGCTTCTATGCTAAAGGATCCGCTCGGCGCCTCTTTAAAAAAGATATCCGATACATTCTGGGCAGATGCCAAGGTGTCGCCGGAGATAATCGATTGAAATTGTGCCATCATATCCTTCGGAAG
Encoded here:
- the acnA gene encoding aconitate hydratase AcnA, which codes for MKKPYPTKTLELSGKKIELLDMDALEKDLGVAVQRLPFCIRVLVENLARKMDGVTVKPSDVEKAARWLSRHESPVEIAFYPARVLMQDFTGVPAVVDLAAMRDAMKALGGDPGRINPLVPVDLVVDHSVQVDFYGTERALWRNVVKEYERNAERYALLKWAQKSFETLRVVPPKSGICHQVNLESLAQVIVLDPGTLGDIMRAYPDTLVGTDSHTTMINGMGVLGWGVGGIEAEAVMLGQPYWMTLPEVIGVRLVGRLAPRVTATDLVLFITERLRSYNVVEKFVEFFGPSLRFLSLPDRATVANMAPEYGATVGFFPIDAVTLEYLRATGRGDRAGFVEAAAKALKLFAEGPEPQYTDVIELDLAEVEPCVAGPARPQDRIPLKNLKARFGELLGCRYDSHVAKAQESVFMNESGCTTEKLKACMPLGQRFYPVEVYGRLSHIGDGSVVLAAITSCTNTSNPSVMIGAGLLARNAVRRGLRVAPHVKTSLAPGSRVVVDYLAHAGLLPYLEALGFHCVGYGCTTCIGNSGPLHPAVEKVIEKEKLNVAAVLSGNRNFEARIHPRVRSNFLASPMLVVAFALAGRVDVDMDREPLALDPNGDPVYLEDLWPSEAEIAQMVRASVKEDFFRKAYGAVYEGDDLWQRLEVSKCTTFPWDADSTYIRKPPYFDALSPVPEAPRDIIGARALLVLGRSVTTDHISPAGSIPKDYPAGRYLMERGVDPGAFNSYGARRGNHEVMLRGTFGNIRLRNHMADGREGSWTRKLPEGTLMFVYDAAMAYAAEGTPLVVLADEEYGTGSSRDWAAKGTALLGVRAVIAQSFERIHRSNLVGMGVLPLVFEQGQSAASLGLDGTEVYDIRGLENLMPRKKLQVTAAKVDGSAVSFTVTARLETEMEVEYFCHGGILPYVVRKLHGEHTAGTTPPVSTS
- a CDS encoding NUDIX domain-containing protein, whose amino-acid sequence is MKFCPECGKPLAHAFIDGRPRKVCPDSLCGYIYWNNPTPVVAGVVEWNGGVILVRSRGWPQRFFGIVAGFLEAGETPEEGILREVAEELGLTGRIVDFLGHYDFPEKNQTIAAFHVRAEGTLVLGHEIAEAKVLPPEQVKPWNAGTGPAVKEFLRRRTKGDAMEKRVVSPGEQLVFALYVRDVETSCRFFQDLGFHVSRRDGPFAELRWEDSLLFVVERHELSPPAQPVGNIRVMVSDVDAVYKKVQELGYAIVTPLEDRYYGLRDFIIKGPDGVDVRFAAPLSTATKEGEAESAPVCGKASTHPTSTPQRSNDPHRKG
- a CDS encoding bacterioferritin; this encodes MESKEKRREKVIDVLNKARAMELLAIHQYMNQHYNLDDLDYGELAAKMKLIAIDEMRHAEMFAERIKELGGEPVTVYDGQVVKGQNVREIFPFDANLEDETIDIYNQFRLVCQENGDAVSMKLFEDIINEEQIHYNYFDNVDAHIKKLGDTYLAKIAGTPSETGLPPRGFAVGTGAQA
- a CDS encoding methyl-accepting chemotaxis protein, producing MSLKTRMMVMWIVPVCLMALLIVWVVLGLQSEYRISRIQMSNVNLLSATSHLITCIQKERGISAIFISGGISAEELKGPRAQTDEALQRFVAALSQGSIAAEPAKRAEKIPQQLAEIRSGIQAGKNMFFRYTDLVDMLLAVEIATARAKTTGGVGKTMLSLYVLDLAKENAGKLRGFGSGLIARGKPISDNELSKLITWYGSLQSLLRSQLIILPKDMMAQFQSIISGDTLASAQNVSDIFFKEAPSGSFSIEAKKFFDLWTRVISQMDGVIQGAADSVTQYSDHVAQRAKRTSIGIIVGGLSAIIFVIIFSLWTYRSTVKRLHHGLQGLNEASKQILSGSFQLASSSAQLADGSSRQAAAIEESSATSEEMTSQLNMTVERIRELNRFSDQTAQSMKISHKALRQTAEAIKQVVVNSEAAMKIIKHIDEIAFQTNLLALNAAVEAARAGEVGAGFAVVAEEVRNLAMRAAGASKETQQVIETVMEAVRRVDELTKETVGGFYDMGEHAKKVTDIIHEIRNAAEEQSRGVDQLNQAINDLNGVVQDNASRSEELASVAEELDAQSRLLAEHVGHLGAFVGISVDSSRQLTVGDGAGATAGPASTTKRTKVAAGYRTYEGAAKHLRTEAAGQKSEPEKWPALD